In one window of Nocardioides panacisoli DNA:
- a CDS encoding bifunctional methylenetetrahydrofolate dehydrogenase/methenyltetrahydrofolate cyclohydrolase, which produces MTAQRLDGKATAAAIKDELRGRIEKLAEQGITPGLGTVLVGDDPGSRWYVGGKHKDCAEVGISSLRIDLPETASQAEIEQAVADLNADPACTGYIVQLPLPRGRDENRVLGLIDPAKDADGLHPTNLGWLVLGTEAPLPCTPYGIVEILRRHDVPIAGAEVVVIGRGVTVGRPLGLLLTRRSENATVTLCHTGTVDLATHVAKADIVVAAAGVPGIITGDMVKPGAAVLDVGVSRVDGKIAGDVAEDVWETAGWVSPNPGGVGPMTRAMLLANVVAIAEQNAAAASA; this is translated from the coding sequence GTGACGGCGCAGAGGCTCGACGGCAAGGCGACGGCAGCAGCGATCAAGGACGAGCTGCGCGGACGCATCGAGAAGCTCGCCGAGCAGGGCATCACGCCCGGGCTCGGCACGGTGCTGGTCGGTGACGACCCGGGCTCGCGGTGGTACGTCGGCGGCAAGCACAAGGACTGCGCCGAGGTCGGCATCTCCTCGCTGCGCATCGACCTCCCCGAGACCGCCAGCCAGGCCGAGATCGAGCAGGCGGTGGCCGACCTGAACGCCGACCCCGCCTGCACCGGCTACATCGTCCAGCTGCCGCTGCCCCGGGGGCGCGACGAGAACCGGGTGCTCGGGCTGATCGATCCGGCCAAGGACGCCGACGGCCTGCACCCCACCAACCTGGGCTGGCTGGTGCTCGGCACCGAGGCCCCGTTGCCGTGCACGCCCTACGGCATCGTGGAGATCCTGCGCCGCCACGACGTGCCGATCGCCGGCGCGGAGGTCGTCGTGATCGGCCGCGGCGTCACGGTGGGACGCCCGCTGGGCCTGCTGCTGACCCGCCGCAGCGAGAACGCGACCGTGACCCTGTGCCACACCGGCACCGTCGACCTCGCCACGCACGTCGCCAAGGCCGACATCGTGGTGGCCGCCGCCGGCGTACCCGGCATCATCACCGGCGACATGGTCAAGCCGGGGGCCGCGGTGCTCGACGTCGGCGTCTCGCGCGTGGACGGCAAGATCGCCGGCGACGTGGCCGAGGACGTCTGGGAGACCGCCGGATGGGTCTCGCCCAACCCCGGCGGTGTCGGCCCGATGACGCGCGCGATGCTGCTGGCCAACGTCGTCGCGATCGCGGAGCAGAACGCGGCGGCCGCGTCGGCGTGA
- a CDS encoding NADP-dependent isocitrate dehydrogenase, which produces MATDASSIIYTHTDEAPLLATYSFLPIVEAYAKKAGVSMETRDISLSARILAAFDLAPDALAELGELAGDPAANIIKLPNISASVPQLKGAIAELQQQGYDVPKFPENPSTPEEEQVRATYGTVLGSAVNPVLRQGNSDRRAPGSVKAYAKAHPHSMGEWSKDSKTNVATMGEHDFRSNEQSVVMASDDTLRIEHQAADGTVTVLKDGLKVLAGEVIDGTFMSASALRSFLADQIERAKREDVLFSLHMKATMMKVSDPIIFGHAVRTLLGPVFDQYGDQIAAADVSPNDGLGWILEATERLENGAEIKAAVDEALAAGPRLAMVDSGKGITNFHVPSDVIIDASMPAMIRIGGKMWGADDDTHDTLAVIPDSSYAGVYQAVIDDCREHGAYDPTQMGTVPNVGLMAQKAEEYGSHDKTFEAPSDGTVRIVDGAGETLIEHAVEAGDIWRACQTKDEPIRDWVKLAVTRARATGSPAVFWLDETRAHDANLIAKVQQYLPEHDTDGLTIEIMAPAEACSYSLQRIRKGEDTISVTGNVLRDYNTDLFPILEVGTSAKMLSIVPLMAGGGLFETGAGGSAPKHVQQLLEQNYLRWDSLGEFFALAASFDHLGDVADNASARVLGATLDKATETFLNEDKSPTRRIGGIDNRGSHFYLAMYWAQELAAQTEDTELAAAFKPYAEKLVAAEQQIVEELAAVQGSPADVGGYYRPDDDKAAAVMRPSSTFNDALDAL; this is translated from the coding sequence GTGGCCACGGACGCATCCAGCATCATCTACACCCACACCGACGAGGCGCCGCTGCTGGCGACGTACTCCTTCCTGCCCATCGTCGAGGCCTACGCCAAGAAGGCCGGCGTCTCGATGGAGACCCGCGACATCTCGCTGTCCGCGCGTATCCTCGCCGCCTTCGACCTCGCGCCCGACGCGCTGGCCGAGCTGGGTGAGCTCGCCGGGGACCCGGCGGCGAACATCATCAAGCTGCCCAACATCTCCGCCTCGGTGCCGCAGCTCAAGGGCGCCATCGCCGAGCTGCAGCAGCAGGGGTACGACGTCCCGAAGTTCCCGGAGAACCCCTCCACCCCGGAGGAGGAGCAGGTCCGCGCCACCTACGGCACGGTGCTCGGCTCCGCGGTCAACCCCGTGCTGCGCCAAGGCAACTCCGACCGCCGCGCCCCCGGCTCGGTCAAGGCCTACGCCAAGGCCCACCCGCACTCGATGGGCGAGTGGTCCAAGGACTCGAAGACCAACGTCGCGACCATGGGCGAGCACGACTTCCGTTCCAACGAGCAGTCGGTCGTCATGGCCTCCGACGACACGCTGCGGATCGAGCACCAGGCCGCCGACGGCACCGTCACCGTCCTCAAGGACGGCCTGAAGGTGCTCGCCGGTGAGGTCATCGACGGCACCTTCATGAGCGCCTCGGCGCTGCGGTCGTTCCTCGCCGACCAGATCGAGCGCGCCAAGCGCGAGGACGTGCTGTTCTCGCTGCACATGAAGGCCACGATGATGAAGGTCTCCGACCCGATCATTTTCGGTCACGCCGTGCGCACCCTGCTCGGCCCGGTCTTCGACCAGTACGGCGACCAGATCGCCGCCGCCGACGTCTCGCCCAACGATGGCCTCGGCTGGATCCTCGAGGCCACCGAGCGCCTCGAGAACGGTGCGGAGATCAAGGCCGCCGTCGACGAGGCCCTCGCGGCCGGACCGCGTCTCGCGATGGTCGACTCCGGCAAGGGCATCACCAACTTCCACGTGCCCTCCGACGTCATCATCGACGCCTCCATGCCCGCGATGATCCGCATCGGCGGCAAGATGTGGGGCGCCGACGACGACACCCACGACACCCTCGCGGTGATCCCGGACTCCTCCTACGCCGGCGTCTACCAGGCCGTCATCGACGACTGCCGCGAGCACGGCGCCTACGACCCGACGCAGATGGGCACCGTCCCCAACGTCGGCCTGATGGCACAGAAGGCCGAGGAGTACGGCTCCCACGACAAGACCTTCGAGGCGCCCTCGGACGGCACCGTCCGCATCGTCGACGGTGCGGGGGAGACCCTGATCGAGCACGCCGTCGAGGCCGGTGACATCTGGCGCGCCTGCCAGACCAAGGACGAGCCGATCCGCGACTGGGTCAAGCTCGCCGTCACCCGTGCCCGCGCCACCGGCTCGCCGGCGGTGTTCTGGCTCGACGAGACCCGTGCCCACGACGCCAACCTGATCGCCAAGGTGCAGCAGTACCTCCCCGAGCACGACACCGACGGGCTCACCATCGAGATCATGGCGCCGGCCGAGGCCTGCAGCTACTCGCTGCAGCGCATCCGCAAGGGCGAGGACACCATCTCGGTCACCGGCAACGTGCTGCGTGACTACAACACCGACCTGTTCCCGATCCTCGAGGTCGGTACGTCGGCCAAGATGCTCTCGATCGTCCCGCTGATGGCCGGCGGTGGCCTCTTCGAGACCGGTGCCGGTGGCTCCGCGCCCAAGCACGTGCAGCAGCTGCTGGAGCAGAACTACCTGCGCTGGGACAGCCTGGGCGAGTTCTTCGCGCTGGCCGCCAGCTTCGACCACCTCGGCGACGTGGCCGACAACGCGTCCGCACGGGTGCTGGGGGCGACGCTGGACAAGGCGACCGAGACCTTCCTCAACGAGGACAAGTCCCCGACGCGTCGCATCGGCGGCATCGACAACCGCGGCTCGCACTTCTACCTGGCGATGTACTGGGCCCAGGAGCTCGCCGCGCAGACCGAGGACACCGAGCTCGCGGCCGCCTTCAAGCCCTACGCCGAGAAGCTGGTCGCCGCCGAGCAGCAGATCGTGGAGGAGCTCGCGGCCGTGCAGGGCTCGCCCGCCGACGTGGGTGGCTACTACCGCCCCGACGACGACAAGGCGGCTGCGGTCATGCGGCCGAGCTCGACCTTCAACGACGCGCTCGACGCACTCTGA
- a CDS encoding DUF3017 domain-containing protein, whose product MSEDPFAQPRRYPSTIGGVCYLVMLAVTLTGIALTAFVDWRIGVRVVAGSLLGLAVLRGLMPTHEAGMLAVRSRPVDVGLLTVVGALLIFLAGTIPEQPALPLAP is encoded by the coding sequence GTGAGCGAGGACCCCTTCGCCCAGCCGCGGCGCTACCCGTCGACGATCGGCGGCGTCTGCTACCTGGTGATGCTGGCCGTGACACTCACCGGGATCGCCCTCACGGCCTTCGTCGACTGGCGCATCGGGGTCCGGGTGGTCGCGGGCTCCCTGCTGGGCCTCGCCGTGCTGCGTGGGCTGATGCCCACCCACGAGGCCGGGATGCTCGCGGTGCGCAGCCGACCGGTGGACGTCGGGCTGCTCACCGTCGTCGGCGCCCTGCTGATCTTCCTGGCCGGCACCATCCCCGAGCAGCCGGCGCTCCCACTCGCGCCGTAG
- a CDS encoding MFS transporter yields MSTTATRRETDTSDRTRASWAIFALAVGGFTIGTTEFVAMGVLPEIAAGIEVSVPTAGHVISAYALGVVVGVPILSFFGAGLPRRALLLGLMGAYAACNLLSAVATSYEMLALARFLDGLPHGAYFGVASLVAASLVTPERRGRAVAAVMLGLSVANVIGVPAATWVGQQVGWRASYLLTAALGVLTLALVAAFVPSIPGNPEATGRSEAKSFFTNPQVWLTMAAGAVGFGGLFAVYSYISPTVTTVAGLPSSVVPIFVLAFGLGMVAGTWLAGELAAWSVMRSLLGAAAGTIPVMGAFWLLAPLGWVLLPVVFAVTAIGSVMVVNLQLRLMDVAGDAVTLGAAMNHAALNVANALGAWLGGVVIAAGFGYRSPALVGAALAALGLGILLLSAVVHRRAGQARWVGREPVETA; encoded by the coding sequence GTGAGCACCACGGCGACTCGGCGCGAGACCGACACCAGCGACCGGACCCGCGCCTCGTGGGCGATCTTCGCGCTCGCGGTCGGCGGCTTCACCATCGGCACCACCGAGTTCGTCGCGATGGGCGTCCTGCCCGAGATCGCGGCCGGCATCGAGGTGTCGGTCCCGACGGCGGGCCACGTCATCTCCGCCTACGCGCTGGGCGTCGTCGTCGGCGTCCCGATCCTGTCCTTCTTCGGGGCCGGGCTCCCGCGCCGTGCCCTCCTGCTGGGACTGATGGGGGCGTACGCCGCCTGCAACCTGCTCAGCGCCGTGGCGACGTCGTACGAGATGCTCGCGCTGGCGCGGTTCCTCGACGGCCTCCCGCACGGTGCGTATTTCGGTGTCGCCTCCCTGGTCGCGGCCAGCCTGGTCACCCCGGAGCGGCGCGGCCGCGCCGTCGCCGCGGTGATGCTGGGCCTCAGCGTCGCCAACGTGATCGGCGTCCCCGCCGCCACCTGGGTGGGGCAGCAGGTGGGCTGGCGCGCGTCCTACCTGCTGACCGCGGCCCTGGGCGTGCTGACGCTGGCGCTCGTCGCGGCGTTCGTCCCCTCGATCCCCGGCAACCCCGAGGCCACCGGTCGCAGCGAGGCGAAGTCGTTCTTCACCAACCCCCAGGTGTGGTTGACGATGGCCGCGGGCGCGGTGGGCTTCGGTGGCCTGTTCGCGGTGTACTCCTACATCTCGCCGACCGTCACCACGGTGGCCGGCCTGCCGTCCTCGGTGGTGCCGATCTTCGTGCTCGCGTTCGGTCTCGGCATGGTCGCCGGCACCTGGCTGGCCGGCGAGCTGGCCGCCTGGTCGGTGATGCGCTCCCTGCTCGGTGCCGCCGCCGGCACCATCCCGGTGATGGGCGCGTTCTGGCTGCTCGCTCCGCTGGGGTGGGTCCTGCTCCCGGTCGTCTTCGCCGTCACCGCCATCGGGTCGGTCATGGTGGTCAACCTGCAGCTGCGGCTGATGGACGTCGCCGGTGACGCGGTCACCCTCGGCGCCGCGATGAACCACGCCGCGCTCAACGTCGCCAACGCCCTCGGCGCCTGGCTCGGTGGTGTCGTGATCGCCGCCGGCTTCGGCTACCGCTCGCCGGCCCTGGTCGGCGCCGCCCTCGCGGCCCTCGGCCTGGGCATCCTGCTGCTCTCCGCCGTCGTCCACCGGCGTGCGGGGCAGGCCCGGTGGGTGGGTCGCGAGCCCGTCGAGACCGCGTGA
- a CDS encoding ABC transporter ATP-binding protein codes for MTATTASPSRAPITPAPPPMDPRRRVDWRRLRRPLTLLALFASAVASLGQALGTVVAGRLAEEPTTVGVGLLGALVIGGALVDTVGKVFWATVVDRAEGRLRDDLLTSALSQPLAQLTEQAVGEVLDRVDDDTHEVGTLLRIHVWQLFRTVFGVLPMWCIAGIAWWPAWILFPLLAVLTGLAIRPLLGEISRRKVVEEMAWTDHAAALEEGIAGRDDLRTSLGQPHVVRRLARLSALVHERFGSVLQAESRVTARAGVLLHGLLAAVVVAGVAVATTDGLSVARLVTLFLVTSAFVGQISMLAQHLPDLQAGLGAIVRIRQMMAADAEPVGGDALPEGGLGLELRDLQFTYEEGSFALRDLDLRVPAGQTVALVGRTGSGKSTVASLLSRAVEPPPGTVFVGGRDVLDLDLAALRSAVGVVTQRTEILAGTLADNIALFAPDTRARVEAAVAELGLGPWVAGLPDGLDTILGPGGTTLSAGEEQLVAFARLLVRDVRVVVLDEATARMDPATEARVVAAAERLLRGRTGMLVAHRLSTTERADLVAVLDQGHIVQQGRRVDLAATPGPFRSLVEASRAEHGARARMPLDATAAAADAPDTAAGTTVGGRRRTGPPPPPPEIADGPSLARGIWRALAVRPSWGYLGAALFLVTALTAPQGALTGWLWGHVVVDLREGGQPFLLVGLLAFLLLVGPLLLADAIRRYPRWWIEVMLRTRMSVLLGQTRQHRLDRTPPGEVVARSMDADRFARYADRWVDFLNGLAVAAVTAAVAASWLAGGVLLAVMVVSALASTLGRPVAGRSAAAASAARARFGRMLVSALESARTVKLASATPAVHAQVRRVDSGRIRAAITEHRVQALLDGVPIVMVQCGVVAAWAAYLGGWWGLATALLVANAVSGFDWFGRVAGSVVTEAPGTRVWQRVTTQYAGGGDLMVLPAGIDLVTGDAPEPTTVDRVPLERLELRGFSAIHDDGTIGASGVDLTVLPGELVLLVGQVGSGKSSLLSALAGLVDHRGDLRWNGEEIGDPQQFLRPGQVAHVAQVPRVLSGTFADNVRLGHARSFDRPVADARLDTDVDTAGGQHAMVGHRGVRLSGGQVQRLALARALAADAELLLADDVSSALDAATEVELWRSLRHRHLTVVGATAKVAALAQADRVVVLVDGEVAATGPWAELAPRWGHLAG; via the coding sequence ATGACCGCGACGACCGCCTCGCCCTCTCGGGCCCCGATCACGCCTGCCCCGCCGCCGATGGATCCGCGGCGCCGGGTCGACTGGCGACGGCTGCGTCGGCCACTGACGCTGCTGGCGCTGTTCGCCTCCGCCGTCGCCTCGCTGGGCCAGGCGCTGGGGACGGTCGTCGCCGGGCGACTGGCCGAGGAACCCACGACCGTCGGGGTCGGACTGCTCGGTGCCCTGGTGATCGGCGGCGCCCTCGTCGACACGGTCGGCAAGGTCTTCTGGGCGACCGTGGTCGACCGGGCCGAGGGACGGCTGCGCGACGACCTGCTGACCAGCGCGCTGTCCCAGCCCTTGGCGCAGCTCACCGAGCAGGCCGTCGGCGAGGTCCTCGACCGCGTCGACGACGACACCCACGAGGTCGGCACGCTGCTGCGCATCCACGTGTGGCAGCTGTTCCGCACCGTCTTCGGGGTGCTGCCGATGTGGTGCATCGCCGGCATCGCCTGGTGGCCGGCCTGGATCCTGTTCCCGCTCCTGGCCGTCCTGACCGGCCTGGCGATCCGGCCGCTGCTGGGGGAGATCTCGCGGCGCAAGGTCGTGGAGGAGATGGCCTGGACCGACCACGCCGCCGCCCTCGAGGAGGGCATCGCCGGGCGTGACGACCTGCGCACCAGCCTGGGCCAGCCCCACGTCGTACGCCGCCTGGCCCGGCTCTCGGCGCTGGTCCACGAGCGCTTCGGTTCGGTGCTGCAGGCCGAGAGCCGGGTGACCGCCCGCGCCGGCGTCCTCCTCCACGGCCTGCTGGCCGCGGTGGTGGTCGCCGGTGTCGCCGTCGCGACCACCGACGGGCTGTCGGTGGCCCGCCTGGTCACCCTCTTCCTGGTGACCTCGGCCTTCGTCGGCCAGATCAGCATGCTGGCCCAGCACCTGCCCGACCTCCAGGCCGGGCTGGGCGCGATCGTCCGCATCCGGCAGATGATGGCCGCCGACGCCGAGCCGGTGGGCGGCGACGCGCTCCCCGAGGGCGGCCTCGGACTGGAGCTGCGTGACCTGCAGTTCACCTACGAGGAGGGCTCGTTCGCGCTGCGCGACCTCGACCTGCGGGTGCCCGCGGGACAGACGGTCGCACTCGTGGGCCGCACCGGGTCGGGCAAGTCCACGGTCGCCTCGCTGCTCTCCCGCGCGGTGGAGCCGCCCCCGGGCACCGTGTTCGTGGGAGGTCGCGACGTCCTCGACCTCGACCTGGCCGCGCTGCGGTCGGCGGTCGGCGTGGTCACCCAGCGCACCGAGATCCTCGCCGGCACGCTCGCCGACAACATCGCCCTCTTCGCCCCGGACACCCGCGCGCGCGTCGAGGCCGCGGTGGCCGAGCTCGGCCTCGGGCCGTGGGTGGCGGGCCTGCCCGACGGGCTCGACACCATCCTCGGCCCCGGCGGCACCACGCTGTCGGCGGGGGAGGAGCAGCTGGTCGCGTTCGCACGCCTGCTGGTCCGCGACGTCCGCGTCGTCGTGCTCGACGAGGCGACCGCTCGCATGGACCCGGCGACCGAGGCGCGTGTCGTGGCCGCGGCCGAGCGACTGCTGCGGGGCCGCACGGGCATGCTGGTGGCGCACCGGCTCTCCACCACCGAGCGCGCCGACCTGGTCGCGGTGCTCGACCAGGGCCACATCGTGCAGCAGGGGCGTCGTGTCGACCTGGCGGCGACGCCCGGCCCCTTCCGGTCGCTGGTCGAGGCCAGCCGCGCCGAGCACGGTGCCCGCGCCCGGATGCCGTTGGACGCCACGGCTGCGGCAGCGGATGCCCCCGACACGGCGGCCGGCACCACGGTCGGCGGCCGTCGCCGCACGGGCCCGCCCCCGCCTCCGCCCGAGATCGCCGACGGTCCGTCCCTGGCACGCGGCATCTGGCGCGCCCTCGCGGTCCGCCCGAGCTGGGGCTACCTCGGCGCTGCCCTCTTCCTGGTCACGGCGCTCACCGCGCCGCAGGGGGCGCTGACCGGCTGGCTGTGGGGCCACGTCGTGGTCGACCTGCGCGAGGGCGGCCAACCGTTCCTGCTCGTGGGCTTGCTGGCATTCCTGCTGCTGGTCGGTCCGCTGCTGCTGGCCGACGCCATCCGCCGCTACCCGCGCTGGTGGATCGAGGTCATGCTGCGCACCCGGATGTCGGTGCTGCTGGGCCAGACTCGCCAACACCGGCTCGACCGCACGCCACCCGGCGAGGTGGTGGCCCGCTCGATGGACGCCGACCGGTTCGCGCGCTACGCCGACCGCTGGGTGGACTTCCTCAACGGCCTCGCCGTCGCGGCGGTGACGGCCGCGGTCGCGGCGAGCTGGCTGGCCGGCGGGGTGCTGCTCGCGGTGATGGTGGTCTCCGCGCTCGCCTCCACCCTGGGGCGGCCCGTCGCGGGCCGCTCCGCCGCGGCGGCCTCCGCGGCCCGGGCGCGGTTCGGTCGCATGCTGGTCTCGGCGCTGGAGTCGGCCCGCACCGTCAAGCTCGCCTCGGCGACGCCCGCGGTCCACGCGCAGGTGCGCCGCGTCGACAGCGGCCGCATCCGTGCGGCGATCACCGAGCACCGCGTCCAGGCGCTGCTGGACGGCGTCCCCATCGTGATGGTGCAGTGCGGCGTCGTCGCGGCGTGGGCGGCCTACCTCGGCGGCTGGTGGGGCCTGGCCACGGCGCTGCTGGTGGCCAACGCCGTCTCGGGCTTCGACTGGTTCGGCCGGGTCGCGGGTTCGGTGGTCACCGAGGCCCCCGGCACCCGTGTGTGGCAGCGGGTGACGACGCAGTACGCCGGTGGTGGCGACCTGATGGTCCTCCCCGCCGGCATCGACCTGGTCACCGGTGACGCCCCCGAACCGACCACCGTCGACCGGGTCCCGCTGGAGCGCCTGGAGCTGCGTGGCTTCAGCGCGATCCACGACGACGGCACCATCGGCGCGTCCGGGGTCGACCTCACCGTGCTGCCCGGCGAGTTGGTGCTGCTGGTGGGACAGGTCGGCTCCGGCAAGTCCAGCCTGCTCTCCGCGCTGGCCGGACTCGTCGACCACCGCGGCGACCTGCGCTGGAACGGTGAGGAGATCGGCGACCCGCAGCAGTTCCTGCGGCCCGGCCAGGTCGCCCACGTGGCGCAGGTGCCGCGGGTCCTGTCCGGCACCTTCGCCGACAACGTGCGGCTGGGCCACGCCCGCAGCTTCGACCGGCCGGTCGCCGACGCCCGCCTCGACACCGACGTGGACACCGCCGGCGGCCAGCACGCGATGGTCGGTCATCGTGGCGTCCGCCTCTCCGGGGGACAGGTGCAGCGCCTCGCGCTCGCCCGTGCACTCGCGGCGGATGCGGAGCTGTTGCTGGCCGACGACGTGTCGAGTGCGCTGGATGCGGCGACCGAGGTCGAGCTGTGGCGCAGCCTGCGTCACCGCCACCTGACCGTCGTCGGCGCGACGGCCAAGGTCGCCGCCCTCGCGCAGGCCGACCGCGTCGTCGTGCTCGTCGACGGCGAGGTTGCCGCCACGGGCCCGTGGGCCGAGCTGGCGCCCCGCTGGGGGCACCTGGCCGGCTGA
- a CDS encoding malate dehydrogenase has product MSDTPLKVAVTGAAGQIGYSLLFRLASGALAGDRPIELRLLEITPALKALEGVVMELDDCAFPNLAGVEIGDDAEKVFDGVNLALLVGARPRGPGMERGDLLEANGAIFTEQGKALNKVAADDVRIGVTGNPANTNALIALRNAPDIPSERFSALTRLDHNRAISQLATKTGSPVTDIKKMTIWGNHSATQYPDVFHAEIGGRNAAEVVNDEAWVADDFIPTVAKRGAAIIDARGSSSAASAASATVDAARDWLYGSADGDWVSMAVLSDGSYGAPEGIVTSYPVTTSGGDWEIVQGLEINEFSRSRIDASNAELVEERDTVTELGLI; this is encoded by the coding sequence GTGAGCGACACGCCCCTGAAGGTGGCCGTGACCGGAGCCGCCGGTCAGATCGGCTACAGCCTCCTGTTCCGCCTCGCCAGCGGTGCGCTGGCCGGCGACCGACCCATCGAGCTGCGCCTGCTCGAGATCACCCCGGCCCTGAAGGCCCTCGAGGGCGTCGTCATGGAGCTCGACGACTGCGCCTTCCCGAACCTGGCCGGTGTCGAGATCGGCGACGACGCCGAGAAGGTCTTCGACGGCGTCAACCTGGCCCTGCTCGTGGGCGCACGTCCGCGCGGCCCGGGCATGGAGCGCGGTGACCTCCTCGAGGCCAACGGCGCGATCTTCACCGAGCAGGGCAAGGCGCTGAACAAGGTCGCCGCTGACGACGTCCGCATCGGCGTGACCGGCAACCCGGCCAACACCAACGCGCTCATCGCGCTGCGCAACGCCCCCGACATCCCCTCGGAGCGGTTCTCGGCACTGACCCGCCTCGACCACAACCGGGCCATCTCGCAGCTGGCGACCAAGACCGGCTCGCCGGTGACCGACATCAAGAAGATGACGATCTGGGGCAACCACTCCGCCACCCAGTACCCCGACGTCTTCCACGCCGAGATCGGTGGCCGGAACGCTGCCGAGGTCGTGAACGACGAGGCCTGGGTCGCCGACGACTTCATCCCCACCGTCGCCAAGCGCGGTGCGGCCATCATCGACGCGCGCGGCTCCTCCTCGGCCGCCTCGGCCGCATCGGCCACCGTCGACGCCGCCCGCGACTGGCTCTACGGCTCCGCCGACGGTGACTGGGTCTCCATGGCGGTGCTCTCGGACGGCTCCTACGGCGCCCCCGAGGGCATCGTGACCTCCTACCCCGTCACCACCTCCGGTGGCGACTGGGAGATCGTGCAGGGCCTGGAGATCAACGAGTTCTCCCGCAGCCGCATCGACGCCTCCAACGCCGAGCTGGTCGAGGAGCGCGACACGGTGACCGAGCTCGGACTCATCTGA